From the Astatotilapia calliptera chromosome 6, fAstCal1.2, whole genome shotgun sequence genome, one window contains:
- the osbp gene encoding oxysterol-binding protein 1 isoform X4: MSEPKSPTPTPGDTYKGWLFKWTNYIKGYQRRWFVLSNGLLSYYRTQAEMGHTCRGTINLATANIAVEDSCNFVISNGGAQTYHLKASSEVERQRWITALELAKAKAVQMQAESDDSGDDFPAVSPNSGQGGDCRNTEIQSTLRTLNSKVEDLATCNDLIVKHGSALQRSLSELEGLRVAVDMGEKVKQVTERATLFRITSNAMINACRDFLSMAQSHSKRWQKALQTEREQRIRLEETLEQLAKQHNHLERAFRGATVLPPSFSNPALGNKGGVSGKADASDEDDDNEFFDAMEEPAEFITVPADPKYHRRSGSNISGISSETGTDDQSVNFDELSLASNPESPQPLELEPVRQRRTRIPDKPNYYLNLWSIMKNCIGKELSKIPMPVNFNEPLSMLQRLSEDLEYYELLDKAAKSHSSLEQMCYVAAFTVSSYSTTVHRTGKPFNPLLGETFELDRHRECGYRSLCEQVSHHPPAAAHHAFSEKGWTLRQEITLASKFRGKYLSIMPLGSIQCIFEKSNNHYSWKKVTTTVHNIIVGKLWIDQSGEIDVVNHKTGDRCHLKFAPYSYFSRDVPRKVTGVVTDKDGKAHYVLSGTWDEKMEFSKIMQSSKGENGTEGKQRTVYQTLKAKEIWRKNPLPEGAENMYYFSSLALTLNEPEEGVAPTDSRRRPDQRLMEEGHWDEANAEKQRLEEKQRSTRREREREAVKAASSPEEGGHPDTYQALWFEKMDDPVSGETLHIYKGGYWEAKEQGNWDMCPDVF, encoded by the exons atgtcagagccAAAGTCCCCTACTCCGACCCCTGGAGACACATACAAGGGTTGGCTCTTCAAATGGACAAACTACATAAAAGGTTACCAAAGACGCTGGTTTGTTCTCAGCAATGGCTTGCTCTCTTACTACAG GACTCAGGCTGAGATGGGTCACACATGCAGAGGCACCATTAACTTGGCCACAGCCAACATTGCTGTGGAAGATTCGTGCAATTTTGTGATTTCTAATGGAGGGGCACAGACCTATCACCTGAAGGCCAGCTCCGAAGTAGAGCGCCAGCGATGGATCACTGCTTTGGAACTTGCAAAggcgaaggctgtccaaatgcAGGCGGAATCTG ATGACTCAGGTGACGATTTCCCTGCAGTCTCGCCAAACTCAGGACAGGGTGGAGACTGCCGTAACACAGAAATCCAGTCTACATTACGCACACTTAACAGCAAAGTGGAGGATCTTGCCACCTGCAATGATCTCATTGTCAAGCATGGGTCTGCTCTCCAAAG GTCTTTATCAGAACTTGAAGGACTTCGTGTCGCAGTGGACATGGGAGAAAAGGTCAAACAAGTCACAGAGAGAGCCACGCTGTTCCGAATCACATCCAATGCCATGATCAAC GCATGTAGAGACTTCCTTTCCATGGCTCAGAGCCACAGTAAGCGCTGGCAGAAGGCCTTACAGACTGAAAGAGAACAGAGGATACGTCTGGAGGAGACTCTGGAGCAGCTAGCCAAACAGCACAACCACCTAGAAAGAGCTTTCAGAGGAGCAACAGTTCTCCCCCCTTCATTCAGTAATCCTGCCTTAGGAAACAAAG GGGGTGTTTCAGGGAAAGCCGATGCCAGTGACGAGGATGATGACAATGAGTTCTTTGATGCTATGGAGGAGCCAGCAGAGTTTATTACTGTCCCCGCTGACCCCAAATATCACag GAGATCTGGCAGCAACATCAGTGGGATCAGCAGTGAGACTGGGACGGATGATCAGTCGGTAAAT TTTGATGAACTTTCTTTGGCATCAAACCCAGAGTCTCCACAGCCGCTGGAGCTGGAGCCAGTTAGGCAAAGGCGAACTCGTATCCCGGACAAACCAAACTATTACCTCAATCTGTGGAGCATCATGAAGAATTGTATTGGAAAGGAGCTCTCAAAAATACCGATGCCT GTGAATTTTAATGAGCCCCTGTCAATGTTGCAACGTCTGTCTGAAGACCTGGAGTACTACGAACTCCTTGATAAGGCTGCAAAGAGTCATAGCTCTCTAGAGCAGATGTGTTATGTGGCAGCCTTCACAGTGTCTTCCTACTCCACCACAGTCCACCGCACAGGAAAGCCCTTCAACCCTCTGCTCGGAGAAACCTTTGAGCTCGATCGGCACAGAGAGTGCGGTTATCGCTCTCTTTGTGAACag GTCAGTCACCACCCACCTGCCGCAGCCCACCACGCCTtctctgaaaagggctggaccCTCAGACAGGAGATAACACTAGCCAGCAAGTTTAGAGGGAAATATCTCTCTATCATGCCTTTgg GTTCTATTCAGTGTATATTTGAAAAGAGCAACAATCACTATTCTTGGAAAAAAGTGACCACAACAGTTCACAACATTATTGTTGGGAAATTGTGGATCGATCAG TCGGGAGAGATAGATGTGGTGAACCACAAGACAGGAGATCGCTGCCACCTCAAGTTCGCTCCCTACAGTTATTTCTCCAGAGATGTACCGAGAAAG GTAACAGGAGTAGTAACAGATAAGGATGGAAAAGCGCATTATGTCCTGTCAGGAACGTGGGATGAGAAAATGGAGTTTTCCAAAATTATGCAGAGCAGTAAAGGTGAAAATGGCACTGAAGGCAAACAGAGGACTGTCTATCAGACACTCAAAGCCAAAGAAATCTGGAGAAAGAACCCGTTACC GGAGGGAGCAGAGAACATGTACTACTTCTCCTCTTTGGCTCTGACTCTCAATGAACCCGAAGAGGGAGTTGCGCCAACAGACAGTCGGCGGCGACCTGACCAGCGGTTAATGGAGGaaggccactgggacgaggccaACGCAGAGAAACAGCGTCTAGAAGAAAAACAACGCAGCACCCgtcgagaaagagagagagaagctgtgAAAGCAGCCAGCTCACCTGAGGAAG GTGGCCATCCAGACACCTACCAAGCACTGTGGTTTGAGAAGATGGATGATCCTGTGTCCGGAGAAACGTTGCACATCTACAAGGGGGGTTACTGGGAAGCTAAGGAGCAAGGGAACTGGGATATGTGCCCTGACGTCTTCTGA
- the osbp gene encoding oxysterol-binding protein 1 isoform X2, translating to MSEPKSPTPTPGDTYKGWLFKWTNYIKGYQRRWFVLSNGLLSYYRTQAEMGHTCRGTINLATANIAVEDSCNFVISNGGAQTYHLKASSEVERQRWITALELAKAKAVQMQAESDDSGDDFPAVSPNSGQGGDCRNTEIQSTLRTLNSKVEDLATCNDLIVKHGSALQRSLSELEGLRVAVDMGEKVKQVTERATLFRITSNAMINACRDFLSMAQSHSKRWQKALQTEREQRIRLEETLEQLAKQHNHLERAFRGATVLPPSFSNPALGNKGGVSGKADASDEDDDNEFFDAMEEPAEFITVPADPKYHRRSGSNISGISSETGTDDQSVNFDELSLASNPESPQPLELEPVRQRRTRIPDKPNYYLNLWSIMKNCIGKELSKIPMPVNFNEPLSMLQRLSEDLEYYELLDKAAKSHSSLEQMCYVAAFTVSSYSTTVHRTGKPFNPLLGETFELDRHRECGYRSLCEQVSHHPPAAAHHAFSEKGWTLRQEITLASKFRGKYLSIMPLGSIQCIFEKSNNHYSWKKVTTTVHNIIVGKLWIDQSGEIDVVNHKTGDRCHLKFAPYSYFSRDVPRKVTGVVTDKDGKAHYVLSGTWDEKMEFSKIMQSSKGENGTEGKQRTVYQTLKAKEIWRKNPLPEGAENMYYFSSLALTLNEPEEGVAPTDSRRRPDQRLMEEGHWDEANAEKQRLEEKQRSTRREREREAVKAASSPEEADAKEPAPASSEISDETDTEDSPPHTPVASPYGPSLFPYIMEGREGPYGAPAKSGHPDTYQALWFEKMDDPVSGETLHIYKGGYWEAKEQGNWDMCPDVF from the exons atgtcagagccAAAGTCCCCTACTCCGACCCCTGGAGACACATACAAGGGTTGGCTCTTCAAATGGACAAACTACATAAAAGGTTACCAAAGACGCTGGTTTGTTCTCAGCAATGGCTTGCTCTCTTACTACAG GACTCAGGCTGAGATGGGTCACACATGCAGAGGCACCATTAACTTGGCCACAGCCAACATTGCTGTGGAAGATTCGTGCAATTTTGTGATTTCTAATGGAGGGGCACAGACCTATCACCTGAAGGCCAGCTCCGAAGTAGAGCGCCAGCGATGGATCACTGCTTTGGAACTTGCAAAggcgaaggctgtccaaatgcAGGCGGAATCTG ATGACTCAGGTGACGATTTCCCTGCAGTCTCGCCAAACTCAGGACAGGGTGGAGACTGCCGTAACACAGAAATCCAGTCTACATTACGCACACTTAACAGCAAAGTGGAGGATCTTGCCACCTGCAATGATCTCATTGTCAAGCATGGGTCTGCTCTCCAAAG GTCTTTATCAGAACTTGAAGGACTTCGTGTCGCAGTGGACATGGGAGAAAAGGTCAAACAAGTCACAGAGAGAGCCACGCTGTTCCGAATCACATCCAATGCCATGATCAAC GCATGTAGAGACTTCCTTTCCATGGCTCAGAGCCACAGTAAGCGCTGGCAGAAGGCCTTACAGACTGAAAGAGAACAGAGGATACGTCTGGAGGAGACTCTGGAGCAGCTAGCCAAACAGCACAACCACCTAGAAAGAGCTTTCAGAGGAGCAACAGTTCTCCCCCCTTCATTCAGTAATCCTGCCTTAGGAAACAAAG GGGGTGTTTCAGGGAAAGCCGATGCCAGTGACGAGGATGATGACAATGAGTTCTTTGATGCTATGGAGGAGCCAGCAGAGTTTATTACTGTCCCCGCTGACCCCAAATATCACag GAGATCTGGCAGCAACATCAGTGGGATCAGCAGTGAGACTGGGACGGATGATCAGTCGGTAAAT TTTGATGAACTTTCTTTGGCATCAAACCCAGAGTCTCCACAGCCGCTGGAGCTGGAGCCAGTTAGGCAAAGGCGAACTCGTATCCCGGACAAACCAAACTATTACCTCAATCTGTGGAGCATCATGAAGAATTGTATTGGAAAGGAGCTCTCAAAAATACCGATGCCT GTGAATTTTAATGAGCCCCTGTCAATGTTGCAACGTCTGTCTGAAGACCTGGAGTACTACGAACTCCTTGATAAGGCTGCAAAGAGTCATAGCTCTCTAGAGCAGATGTGTTATGTGGCAGCCTTCACAGTGTCTTCCTACTCCACCACAGTCCACCGCACAGGAAAGCCCTTCAACCCTCTGCTCGGAGAAACCTTTGAGCTCGATCGGCACAGAGAGTGCGGTTATCGCTCTCTTTGTGAACag GTCAGTCACCACCCACCTGCCGCAGCCCACCACGCCTtctctgaaaagggctggaccCTCAGACAGGAGATAACACTAGCCAGCAAGTTTAGAGGGAAATATCTCTCTATCATGCCTTTgg GTTCTATTCAGTGTATATTTGAAAAGAGCAACAATCACTATTCTTGGAAAAAAGTGACCACAACAGTTCACAACATTATTGTTGGGAAATTGTGGATCGATCAG TCGGGAGAGATAGATGTGGTGAACCACAAGACAGGAGATCGCTGCCACCTCAAGTTCGCTCCCTACAGTTATTTCTCCAGAGATGTACCGAGAAAG GTAACAGGAGTAGTAACAGATAAGGATGGAAAAGCGCATTATGTCCTGTCAGGAACGTGGGATGAGAAAATGGAGTTTTCCAAAATTATGCAGAGCAGTAAAGGTGAAAATGGCACTGAAGGCAAACAGAGGACTGTCTATCAGACACTCAAAGCCAAAGAAATCTGGAGAAAGAACCCGTTACC GGAGGGAGCAGAGAACATGTACTACTTCTCCTCTTTGGCTCTGACTCTCAATGAACCCGAAGAGGGAGTTGCGCCAACAGACAGTCGGCGGCGACCTGACCAGCGGTTAATGGAGGaaggccactgggacgaggccaACGCAGAGAAACAGCGTCTAGAAGAAAAACAACGCAGCACCCgtcgagaaagagagagagaagctgtgAAAGCAGCCAGCTCACCTGAGGAAG ctgatgcaaaagagcctgCTCCTGCTTCAAGTGAGATTTCTGATGAAA CTGACACTGAGGATTCCCCCCCTCATACACCTGTTGCAT ccCCTTATGGACCGTCACTCTTCCCTTATATAA TGGAAGGCAGGGAAGGCCCTTATGGAGCTCCAGCCAAAA GTGGCCATCCAGACACCTACCAAGCACTGTGGTTTGAGAAGATGGATGATCCTGTGTCCGGAGAAACGTTGCACATCTACAAGGGGGGTTACTGGGAAGCTAAGGAGCAAGGGAACTGGGATATGTGCCCTGACGTCTTCTGA
- the osbp gene encoding oxysterol-binding protein 1 isoform X3 — protein sequence MSEPKSPTPTPGDTYKGWLFKWTNYIKGYQRRWFVLSNGLLSYYRTQAEMGHTCRGTINLATANIAVEDSCNFVISNGGAQTYHLKASSEVERQRWITALELAKAKAVQMQAESDDSGDDFPAVSPNSGQGGDCRNTEIQSTLRTLNSKVEDLATCNDLIVKHGSALQRSLSELEGLRVAVDMGEKVKQVTERATLFRITSNAMINACRDFLSMAQSHSKRWQKALQTEREQRIRLEETLEQLAKQHNHLERAFRGATVLPPSFSNPALGNKGGVSGKADASDEDDDNEFFDAMEEPAEFITVPADPKYHRRSGSNISGISSETGTDDQSVNFDELSLASNPESPQPLELEPVRQRRTRIPDKPNYYLNLWSIMKNCIGKELSKIPMPVNFNEPLSMLQRLSEDLEYYELLDKAAKSHSSLEQMCYVAAFTVSSYSTTVHRTGKPFNPLLGETFELDRHRECGYRSLCEQVSHHPPAAAHHAFSEKGWTLRQEITLASKFRGKYLSIMPLGSIQCIFEKSNNHYSWKKVTTTVHNIIVGKLWIDQSGEIDVVNHKTGDRCHLKFAPYSYFSRDVPRKVTGVVTDKDGKAHYVLSGTWDEKMEFSKIMQSSKGENGTEGKQRTVYQTLKAKEIWRKNPLPEGAENMYYFSSLALTLNEPEEGVAPTDSRRRPDQRLMEEGHWDEANAEKQRLEEKQRSTRREREREAVKAASSPEEAVTEASINDSPLKTDAKEPAPASSEISDESGHPDTYQALWFEKMDDPVSGETLHIYKGGYWEAKEQGNWDMCPDVF from the exons atgtcagagccAAAGTCCCCTACTCCGACCCCTGGAGACACATACAAGGGTTGGCTCTTCAAATGGACAAACTACATAAAAGGTTACCAAAGACGCTGGTTTGTTCTCAGCAATGGCTTGCTCTCTTACTACAG GACTCAGGCTGAGATGGGTCACACATGCAGAGGCACCATTAACTTGGCCACAGCCAACATTGCTGTGGAAGATTCGTGCAATTTTGTGATTTCTAATGGAGGGGCACAGACCTATCACCTGAAGGCCAGCTCCGAAGTAGAGCGCCAGCGATGGATCACTGCTTTGGAACTTGCAAAggcgaaggctgtccaaatgcAGGCGGAATCTG ATGACTCAGGTGACGATTTCCCTGCAGTCTCGCCAAACTCAGGACAGGGTGGAGACTGCCGTAACACAGAAATCCAGTCTACATTACGCACACTTAACAGCAAAGTGGAGGATCTTGCCACCTGCAATGATCTCATTGTCAAGCATGGGTCTGCTCTCCAAAG GTCTTTATCAGAACTTGAAGGACTTCGTGTCGCAGTGGACATGGGAGAAAAGGTCAAACAAGTCACAGAGAGAGCCACGCTGTTCCGAATCACATCCAATGCCATGATCAAC GCATGTAGAGACTTCCTTTCCATGGCTCAGAGCCACAGTAAGCGCTGGCAGAAGGCCTTACAGACTGAAAGAGAACAGAGGATACGTCTGGAGGAGACTCTGGAGCAGCTAGCCAAACAGCACAACCACCTAGAAAGAGCTTTCAGAGGAGCAACAGTTCTCCCCCCTTCATTCAGTAATCCTGCCTTAGGAAACAAAG GGGGTGTTTCAGGGAAAGCCGATGCCAGTGACGAGGATGATGACAATGAGTTCTTTGATGCTATGGAGGAGCCAGCAGAGTTTATTACTGTCCCCGCTGACCCCAAATATCACag GAGATCTGGCAGCAACATCAGTGGGATCAGCAGTGAGACTGGGACGGATGATCAGTCGGTAAAT TTTGATGAACTTTCTTTGGCATCAAACCCAGAGTCTCCACAGCCGCTGGAGCTGGAGCCAGTTAGGCAAAGGCGAACTCGTATCCCGGACAAACCAAACTATTACCTCAATCTGTGGAGCATCATGAAGAATTGTATTGGAAAGGAGCTCTCAAAAATACCGATGCCT GTGAATTTTAATGAGCCCCTGTCAATGTTGCAACGTCTGTCTGAAGACCTGGAGTACTACGAACTCCTTGATAAGGCTGCAAAGAGTCATAGCTCTCTAGAGCAGATGTGTTATGTGGCAGCCTTCACAGTGTCTTCCTACTCCACCACAGTCCACCGCACAGGAAAGCCCTTCAACCCTCTGCTCGGAGAAACCTTTGAGCTCGATCGGCACAGAGAGTGCGGTTATCGCTCTCTTTGTGAACag GTCAGTCACCACCCACCTGCCGCAGCCCACCACGCCTtctctgaaaagggctggaccCTCAGACAGGAGATAACACTAGCCAGCAAGTTTAGAGGGAAATATCTCTCTATCATGCCTTTgg GTTCTATTCAGTGTATATTTGAAAAGAGCAACAATCACTATTCTTGGAAAAAAGTGACCACAACAGTTCACAACATTATTGTTGGGAAATTGTGGATCGATCAG TCGGGAGAGATAGATGTGGTGAACCACAAGACAGGAGATCGCTGCCACCTCAAGTTCGCTCCCTACAGTTATTTCTCCAGAGATGTACCGAGAAAG GTAACAGGAGTAGTAACAGATAAGGATGGAAAAGCGCATTATGTCCTGTCAGGAACGTGGGATGAGAAAATGGAGTTTTCCAAAATTATGCAGAGCAGTAAAGGTGAAAATGGCACTGAAGGCAAACAGAGGACTGTCTATCAGACACTCAAAGCCAAAGAAATCTGGAGAAAGAACCCGTTACC GGAGGGAGCAGAGAACATGTACTACTTCTCCTCTTTGGCTCTGACTCTCAATGAACCCGAAGAGGGAGTTGCGCCAACAGACAGTCGGCGGCGACCTGACCAGCGGTTAATGGAGGaaggccactgggacgaggccaACGCAGAGAAACAGCGTCTAGAAGAAAAACAACGCAGCACCCgtcgagaaagagagagagaagctgtgAAAGCAGCCAGCTCACCTGAGGAAG CTGTCACTGAGGCTTCGATCAATGACTCGCCTTTGAAAA ctgatgcaaaagagcctgCTCCTGCTTCAAGTGAGATTTCTGATGAAA GTGGCCATCCAGACACCTACCAAGCACTGTGGTTTGAGAAGATGGATGATCCTGTGTCCGGAGAAACGTTGCACATCTACAAGGGGGGTTACTGGGAAGCTAAGGAGCAAGGGAACTGGGATATGTGCCCTGACGTCTTCTGA
- the osbp gene encoding oxysterol-binding protein 1 isoform X1 → MSEPKSPTPTPGDTYKGWLFKWTNYIKGYQRRWFVLSNGLLSYYRTQAEMGHTCRGTINLATANIAVEDSCNFVISNGGAQTYHLKASSEVERQRWITALELAKAKAVQMQAESDDSGDDFPAVSPNSGQGGDCRNTEIQSTLRTLNSKVEDLATCNDLIVKHGSALQRSLSELEGLRVAVDMGEKVKQVTERATLFRITSNAMINACRDFLSMAQSHSKRWQKALQTEREQRIRLEETLEQLAKQHNHLERAFRGATVLPPSFSNPALGNKGGVSGKADASDEDDDNEFFDAMEEPAEFITVPADPKYHRRSGSNISGISSETGTDDQSVNFDELSLASNPESPQPLELEPVRQRRTRIPDKPNYYLNLWSIMKNCIGKELSKIPMPVNFNEPLSMLQRLSEDLEYYELLDKAAKSHSSLEQMCYVAAFTVSSYSTTVHRTGKPFNPLLGETFELDRHRECGYRSLCEQVSHHPPAAAHHAFSEKGWTLRQEITLASKFRGKYLSIMPLGSIQCIFEKSNNHYSWKKVTTTVHNIIVGKLWIDQSGEIDVVNHKTGDRCHLKFAPYSYFSRDVPRKVTGVVTDKDGKAHYVLSGTWDEKMEFSKIMQSSKGENGTEGKQRTVYQTLKAKEIWRKNPLPEGAENMYYFSSLALTLNEPEEGVAPTDSRRRPDQRLMEEGHWDEANAEKQRLEEKQRSTRREREREAVKAASSPEEAVTEASINDSPLKTDAKEPAPASSEISDETDTEDSPPHTPVASPYGPSLFPYIMEGREGPYGAPAKSGHPDTYQALWFEKMDDPVSGETLHIYKGGYWEAKEQGNWDMCPDVF, encoded by the exons atgtcagagccAAAGTCCCCTACTCCGACCCCTGGAGACACATACAAGGGTTGGCTCTTCAAATGGACAAACTACATAAAAGGTTACCAAAGACGCTGGTTTGTTCTCAGCAATGGCTTGCTCTCTTACTACAG GACTCAGGCTGAGATGGGTCACACATGCAGAGGCACCATTAACTTGGCCACAGCCAACATTGCTGTGGAAGATTCGTGCAATTTTGTGATTTCTAATGGAGGGGCACAGACCTATCACCTGAAGGCCAGCTCCGAAGTAGAGCGCCAGCGATGGATCACTGCTTTGGAACTTGCAAAggcgaaggctgtccaaatgcAGGCGGAATCTG ATGACTCAGGTGACGATTTCCCTGCAGTCTCGCCAAACTCAGGACAGGGTGGAGACTGCCGTAACACAGAAATCCAGTCTACATTACGCACACTTAACAGCAAAGTGGAGGATCTTGCCACCTGCAATGATCTCATTGTCAAGCATGGGTCTGCTCTCCAAAG GTCTTTATCAGAACTTGAAGGACTTCGTGTCGCAGTGGACATGGGAGAAAAGGTCAAACAAGTCACAGAGAGAGCCACGCTGTTCCGAATCACATCCAATGCCATGATCAAC GCATGTAGAGACTTCCTTTCCATGGCTCAGAGCCACAGTAAGCGCTGGCAGAAGGCCTTACAGACTGAAAGAGAACAGAGGATACGTCTGGAGGAGACTCTGGAGCAGCTAGCCAAACAGCACAACCACCTAGAAAGAGCTTTCAGAGGAGCAACAGTTCTCCCCCCTTCATTCAGTAATCCTGCCTTAGGAAACAAAG GGGGTGTTTCAGGGAAAGCCGATGCCAGTGACGAGGATGATGACAATGAGTTCTTTGATGCTATGGAGGAGCCAGCAGAGTTTATTACTGTCCCCGCTGACCCCAAATATCACag GAGATCTGGCAGCAACATCAGTGGGATCAGCAGTGAGACTGGGACGGATGATCAGTCGGTAAAT TTTGATGAACTTTCTTTGGCATCAAACCCAGAGTCTCCACAGCCGCTGGAGCTGGAGCCAGTTAGGCAAAGGCGAACTCGTATCCCGGACAAACCAAACTATTACCTCAATCTGTGGAGCATCATGAAGAATTGTATTGGAAAGGAGCTCTCAAAAATACCGATGCCT GTGAATTTTAATGAGCCCCTGTCAATGTTGCAACGTCTGTCTGAAGACCTGGAGTACTACGAACTCCTTGATAAGGCTGCAAAGAGTCATAGCTCTCTAGAGCAGATGTGTTATGTGGCAGCCTTCACAGTGTCTTCCTACTCCACCACAGTCCACCGCACAGGAAAGCCCTTCAACCCTCTGCTCGGAGAAACCTTTGAGCTCGATCGGCACAGAGAGTGCGGTTATCGCTCTCTTTGTGAACag GTCAGTCACCACCCACCTGCCGCAGCCCACCACGCCTtctctgaaaagggctggaccCTCAGACAGGAGATAACACTAGCCAGCAAGTTTAGAGGGAAATATCTCTCTATCATGCCTTTgg GTTCTATTCAGTGTATATTTGAAAAGAGCAACAATCACTATTCTTGGAAAAAAGTGACCACAACAGTTCACAACATTATTGTTGGGAAATTGTGGATCGATCAG TCGGGAGAGATAGATGTGGTGAACCACAAGACAGGAGATCGCTGCCACCTCAAGTTCGCTCCCTACAGTTATTTCTCCAGAGATGTACCGAGAAAG GTAACAGGAGTAGTAACAGATAAGGATGGAAAAGCGCATTATGTCCTGTCAGGAACGTGGGATGAGAAAATGGAGTTTTCCAAAATTATGCAGAGCAGTAAAGGTGAAAATGGCACTGAAGGCAAACAGAGGACTGTCTATCAGACACTCAAAGCCAAAGAAATCTGGAGAAAGAACCCGTTACC GGAGGGAGCAGAGAACATGTACTACTTCTCCTCTTTGGCTCTGACTCTCAATGAACCCGAAGAGGGAGTTGCGCCAACAGACAGTCGGCGGCGACCTGACCAGCGGTTAATGGAGGaaggccactgggacgaggccaACGCAGAGAAACAGCGTCTAGAAGAAAAACAACGCAGCACCCgtcgagaaagagagagagaagctgtgAAAGCAGCCAGCTCACCTGAGGAAG CTGTCACTGAGGCTTCGATCAATGACTCGCCTTTGAAAA ctgatgcaaaagagcctgCTCCTGCTTCAAGTGAGATTTCTGATGAAA CTGACACTGAGGATTCCCCCCCTCATACACCTGTTGCAT ccCCTTATGGACCGTCACTCTTCCCTTATATAA TGGAAGGCAGGGAAGGCCCTTATGGAGCTCCAGCCAAAA GTGGCCATCCAGACACCTACCAAGCACTGTGGTTTGAGAAGATGGATGATCCTGTGTCCGGAGAAACGTTGCACATCTACAAGGGGGGTTACTGGGAAGCTAAGGAGCAAGGGAACTGGGATATGTGCCCTGACGTCTTCTGA